In Microvenator marinus, one genomic interval encodes:
- the rpsI gene encoding 30S ribosomal protein S9, which produces MAKIEQYHAIGRRKSARARVFLRPGSGQVIVNGASGDDYFHRETLMMIVRSPMVLTETQSQFDVIANVDGGGKSGQADAVKLGISRALTLYNLDLRGTLKKGGFLTRDARAKERKKYGQRGARARFQFSKR; this is translated from the coding sequence ATGGCAAAGATTGAACAATACCACGCCATTGGGCGACGTAAGTCTGCACGAGCACGCGTTTTCCTTCGCCCCGGAAGCGGTCAAGTGATCGTAAACGGCGCCTCTGGTGACGACTACTTCCACCGCGAGACTCTGATGATGATCGTGCGCTCGCCGATGGTCCTGACTGAGACCCAAAGCCAGTTCGACGTGATCGCTAACGTCGATGGTGGTGGAAAGTCGGGTCAAGCAGATGCCGTCAAACTCGGCATCTCGCGTGCACTCACGCTCTACAACTTGGATTTGCGTGGTACCCTGAAGAAGGGCGGATTCTTAACACGTGACGCTCGTGCGAAAGAGCGTAAGAAGTACGGTCAGCGTGGCGCTCGCGCTCGCTTCCAGTTCTCTAAGCGTTAA